One part of the Nocardioides zeae genome encodes these proteins:
- a CDS encoding gamma carbonic anhydrase family protein, which produces MPLFELDGVAPTIHPDAWVAETATIVGDVRLGAGASVWYGAVVRGDVGTITIGEGSNVQDGSVLHLVSGSHLTIGSGSTVAHGCIVHCLEVGDGTLIGNGSTVLDGAVIGSGVLVAAGSLVTPGTQVPDGSLVKGAPAKVVGPIEPGSTAAGILERNARSYVELARHHRATVKRID; this is translated from the coding sequence ATGCCTCTCTTCGAGCTCGACGGCGTCGCCCCGACCATCCACCCCGACGCGTGGGTCGCGGAGACCGCGACGATCGTCGGCGACGTACGCCTCGGTGCGGGGGCGAGCGTCTGGTACGGCGCGGTCGTCCGTGGCGACGTCGGCACCATCACCATCGGCGAGGGCTCGAACGTGCAGGACGGGTCGGTGCTGCACCTCGTCTCCGGGAGCCACCTCACGATCGGGTCCGGGAGCACCGTCGCGCACGGCTGCATCGTCCACTGCCTCGAGGTCGGCGACGGGACCCTCATCGGCAACGGCTCGACCGTGCTCGACGGCGCTGTCATCGGCTCCGGCGTGCTCGTCGCGGCCGGCTCGCTCGTGACGCCCGGTACCCAGGTGCCCGACGGCAGCCTCGTGAAGGGCGCCCCCGCGAAGGTCGTCGGTCCGATCGAGCCCGGCAGCACGGCGGCGGGGATCCTGGAGCGGAACGCGCGGTCCTACGTCGAGCTCGCCCGCCACCACCGCGCGACCGTGAAGCGCATCGACTAG